From Psychroflexus torquis ATCC 700755, the proteins below share one genomic window:
- a CDS encoding DUF885 domain-containing protein: MTKKRTWKFWTSRTILILFLVGIFWLINLIWFRPFNIEHFYDKIFVELAIDSPELTTSVGIPILYDRSKDELDDISDAKQWESFYKMKEDYETLMSYDFESQSEENKLNTKILAFYLQGLKDSEPFFYHGYPVNQMGGIQSGLPSLMESAHKLRDESDVEAYISRLSKFDTKFEQLIENLKIAENKGIIPPKFVIKRVVDEMKGFTGILTETTDSTKVSNTTLSAEKSNILYTNFELKIDKLDEISAEQKTSYKKQVEVEIDTTVFRAYQNLIDYFEKLDEKATTDDGVWKLPNGAAYYRHQLKQSTTTNLNPEEVHQIGLSEVARIKSEMKNILLAEGYVDSTKTVGAIIQELNKEERFLFPNTDEGRQMVLDEYDRILSEISGGLDDAFDVRPKAGLEVKRVPEFKEEGSAGAYYKGPAMDDSRGGVFYANLRNVHESVKFGMKTLAYHEGIPGHHFQIAIQSELEGVPVFRTIGLFTAYVEGWALYSEQLGWELGLYDNDPFGNLGRLQAEMFRAVRLVVDTGIHYKKWTREEAIDYMVLNTGMTTTEVTTEIERYIVWPGQACAYKIGMLKILELREKSKQELGNEFDLREFHNVVLKNGAVPLGILEEIVDSYIRETLTKNII, translated from the coding sequence ATGACGAAAAAACGCACTTGGAAATTTTGGACATCAAGAACTATTCTTATACTTTTTTTAGTCGGTATTTTTTGGCTCATAAACCTTATTTGGTTTCGACCATTTAATATCGAACACTTTTACGATAAGATCTTTGTAGAATTGGCCATAGATAGTCCGGAACTAACAACATCCGTTGGGATTCCTATTCTATACGATAGATCAAAAGATGAATTGGATGATATCTCCGATGCAAAACAATGGGAATCTTTCTATAAAATGAAAGAAGACTACGAGACATTGATGAGTTATGATTTTGAAAGTCAATCGGAAGAAAATAAGCTGAACACCAAAATTTTGGCCTTCTATTTACAAGGGTTAAAGGATAGTGAACCATTTTTCTATCACGGTTATCCTGTAAACCAAATGGGCGGTATCCAAAGCGGATTGCCAAGTCTTATGGAAAGCGCCCATAAACTTAGGGATGAGAGTGATGTCGAAGCCTATATTTCCAGGCTTTCGAAATTCGACACGAAGTTTGAGCAATTAATTGAAAACTTGAAAATAGCAGAGAATAAAGGCATCATTCCTCCAAAGTTTGTGATTAAAAGAGTGGTTGACGAAATGAAAGGCTTCACAGGAATACTAACAGAAACCACAGACTCAACTAAGGTTTCAAACACGACTCTATCAGCAGAAAAATCGAATATTCTATACACCAATTTTGAATTGAAAATTGATAAGCTGGATGAGATATCTGCAGAACAGAAAACTTCCTATAAAAAACAAGTTGAAGTAGAAATAGACACAACAGTCTTTCGTGCCTATCAAAATCTTATTGATTATTTCGAAAAACTCGATGAAAAAGCGACTACTGATGATGGTGTTTGGAAGCTCCCTAATGGAGCAGCATACTATCGTCATCAATTGAAACAAAGCACGACAACCAATCTAAATCCAGAGGAGGTACATCAGATCGGTTTATCAGAAGTAGCCAGAATAAAGAGTGAAATGAAAAATATTCTATTAGCCGAAGGATATGTAGATTCAACCAAAACAGTCGGCGCAATAATTCAGGAATTGAACAAGGAAGAACGTTTTCTTTTTCCTAACACTGATGAAGGAAGGCAAATGGTACTCGATGAATATGACCGTATATTATCTGAAATAAGTGGGGGTTTGGATGATGCCTTTGATGTACGACCAAAAGCAGGTCTAGAGGTGAAGCGCGTTCCTGAATTTAAAGAAGAAGGTTCCGCTGGCGCCTATTATAAGGGTCCGGCCATGGATGATTCACGAGGGGGCGTTTTCTATGCTAATCTTAGGAACGTGCATGAATCTGTAAAATTTGGAATGAAAACATTAGCATACCACGAAGGCATTCCTGGGCATCATTTTCAAATAGCTATTCAATCTGAACTTGAAGGTGTTCCTGTTTTTAGGACGATAGGGCTTTTTACAGCATATGTAGAAGGTTGGGCATTATACTCCGAGCAATTGGGATGGGAGCTTGGTCTTTATGACAATGACCCATTTGGAAACTTAGGCAGATTACAAGCTGAAATGTTCAGGGCTGTTAGATTAGTGGTGGATACGGGGATTCACTATAAAAAATGGACAAGAGAAGAAGCCATCGATTATATGGTGCTCAACACAGGAATGACGACGACAGAAGTAACTACGGAAATTGAGAGATATATTGTTTGGCCAGGACAGGCTTGTGCTTATAAGATCGGAATGCTCAAAATATTAGAGCTTAGAGAAAAATCAAAACAAGAACTTGGTAATGAATTCGATTTGCGGGAATTTCATAATGTGGTCTTGAAAAATGGAGCAGTTCCTTTAGGTATCTTAGAAGAGATCGTTGACTCTTATATCAGAGAAACCCTTACAAAAAATATTATCTAG
- a CDS encoding GNAT family N-acetyltransferase, with amino-acid sequence MIRELEGTDIKGLNNLPPIDWKFDYEAFVKSFIEDDFFHAFVIIQDELIVGTGNVMLKEKVGWLANIIVDQNHRGKGLGYKMTKFLVDFLNHKGCETQLLIATELGETVYQKVGFRKIMEYQCFDSEVDMDFNYTNSMRRLKKSDLESIYKLDKETNGENRIHLIDKYFATGTGYFNNDKELLEFYLPHLGRGLVLSKDSKAGIELLKLKHTKQGMRTLLPIDNGEGVNFLESYGLKKGVKWSRMILGKENKWNPKYIYSYGGGYCG; translated from the coding sequence ATGATTAGAGAATTAGAAGGAACGGATATAAAAGGATTAAATAATCTTCCACCAATAGATTGGAAATTTGATTACGAAGCTTTTGTAAAGAGTTTTATCGAAGATGACTTTTTCCATGCTTTTGTCATAATTCAGGATGAACTAATCGTAGGGACAGGAAATGTCATGCTCAAAGAAAAAGTTGGTTGGCTTGCAAACATTATTGTAGATCAGAATCACCGGGGTAAAGGTTTAGGGTATAAAATGACAAAATTTCTTGTTGACTTTTTAAATCATAAAGGGTGTGAAACACAATTGTTAATTGCTACTGAACTTGGAGAGACCGTTTATCAAAAAGTTGGCTTTAGAAAAATAATGGAATACCAATGCTTCGATTCAGAAGTAGACATGGATTTTAATTATACAAATTCCATGCGGAGATTGAAAAAATCAGATTTAGAAAGTATATATAAACTGGATAAGGAAACAAATGGTGAGAATAGGATACATCTGATAGATAAATATTTTGCAACCGGAACAGGATACTTCAATAATGATAAGGAGTTGTTGGAATTTTACCTTCCACACCTTGGACGTGGTTTAGTTTTGTCCAAGGATAGCAAAGCAGGAATTGAATTGTTAAAATTAAAGCACACAAAACAAGGAATGAGAACATTATTGCCAATAGATAATGGAGAAGGCGTTAATTTTCTAGAGAGTTACGGTTTGAAGAAAGGAGTTAAATGGTCAAGAATGATTTTGGGTAAAGAAAACAAATGGAACCCAAAATATATTTATTCTTATGGGGGCGGATATTGTGGTTAA
- a CDS encoding T9SS type A sorting domain-containing protein, with protein MDTAFIISDKATSETLGIENVSNNLSFSVYPNPSNDKKINLNYDTSKLNSDEHNVVIFSTVGKKILQTTLNKVGGFYNKSLDLSSLAGGIYILQFTSGGFTTTKRIILK; from the coding sequence GTGGATACTGCTTTTATTATTTCTGATAAAGCTACAAGTGAGACTTTGGGCATTGAAAACGTTTCTAATAATTTATCTTTTAGCGTTTATCCAAATCCGTCAAATGATAAAAAAATCAATCTAAATTATGATACCAGTAAATTAAATTCAGACGAACATAATGTTGTGATTTTTTCTACTGTCGGAAAAAAAATACTGCAAACTACATTAAATAAAGTTGGAGGGTTTTATAATAAATCACTCGATTTGTCATCGCTAGCGGGTGGTATTTATATTTTACAATTCACCTCTGGAGGATTCACGACGACCAAAAGGATTATCCTAAAATAA